In Plasmodium reichenowi strain SY57 chromosome 5, whole genome shotgun sequence, the following proteins share a genomic window:
- a CDS encoding phosphatidylinositol 4-kinase, putative, whose translation MEDDKDNNITKENLNEVDIENSQLPIIEEKNLKEEGVKDEEGKVFLKGEPIYKHLYKHSYNTQVYKDEVTHMRLRNRENKNLNENNSDDNKKVNKKNGRADINMNEHTDKKEDGDDDEDSNDGGDGDDDEDSNDDGDDDEDSNDDGDDDEDSNDDGDDDEDSNDDSNDDYHKNMIKLHCTPPKKKEHSINNNNIVSHNEIEENLKDHTLITNDEEKNIKIIEMYEKKLENEEIKKQHKEDANENNKIQIRESISKIFKECPTSKPKIINEINNETKYDNDNNNNNNNNNNNNNNNNNNDNNNNNNNNKNNSYNNYYYNNIYNCNNMKENNHIHGDKNNIYETNNDSDTEKNKLKLNNKNTLKEGSLLRLFRCEYFDTHLHIRYLYDRKEVGVHEYLVNSLYTQRKYEDILFYLPQLSQISLVRYESSSLYRFLLEKASKSMHFALKLSWLYHSIVEDNSSKYKDLAQRMIQEIEMAVVNCKPLNNECKSFEENKQSYLLDLAYPLLFKRKFILKKIKTNEKLNKIKMYNKCLNNSYNSYTLKNLHVSNPIERDTTSFLRNHKNSNDSTLSQGLPNKSSNDDNGNVVKREDHQDIINISSEENEERDINKNLKEEVVTSLDNNKISRENNLQNLQSEKKTPILKRKNLKQAHTTPCPKLPPCYIINSGSLSIARAKVKLPSTYSKLGNPLSFSKFSLPDFNYSYDMIEELQQFFMKQRRCDYFSLLNNFINLLISVSNLLAAEPDIDLRNELLRRFIYSLNSWMNMRRCIVACCENIFAMTGLCIPLESMSSSTYNNDTNNRLSYNNLQILHFNNEECKIFFSKKRAPYLLMFEVADLDEDISHISDNIFYTKKSLFFQQDNNNNNNNNNNNNNNNCYNYNCNNNNYNSDVQSKEPKNVREEYSRKSLILSRNFCCSKNYGYYEENLNTFDYENRISLEDKKKKNSKKKKYAKEQEQTNNEKLKDKEKERKKKNIFDLNSLKMDDIYVYNCIVNDLRRENLISFTSKEDENLALIKKCLGLKMVEEEEEKNENDDDDDDDVYYNDEEDDNYEKKNFEEEQKGNYNNDNINHDEKTKKVQTTNDNLSSSSFCVKKNYLLNSRSVSMPSYLNNNLEKCDTSSYDNTSNNIKTSIETISNGIDDILVEKNIEKNETFEEMKKKNSNNEFIDYNEHMVKLSPYYTTTNHRGKNKNDDTDDNSDDDNINSYNNNTGNNNQDNTISNFPNNILDLSEYFKPENYLNEEFKKKNCKIIKRLLWGELFEEKKKRIRKISPYGKLKTWDLKCVIIKGGDDLRQELLASQLIKQFKIIFENAGLPLWLRPYEILVTGSNSGIIEYVNDTCSVDSLKRKFGADSISTIFNIVFSDFIFEAKKNFIESHAAYSLISYLLQVKDRHNGNLLLDSDGHLIHIDYGFMLTNSPGNVNFETSPFKLTQEYLDIMDGEKSDNYEYFRRLIVSGFLEARKHSEEIILFVELMMPALKIPCFANGTQFCIESLKERFMTNLTVDVCIQRINALIEASINNFRSVQYDYFQRITNGIM comes from the exons atggaggatgataaagataacaacataacaaaagaaaatcTGAATGAAGTTGACATTGAAAATAGTCAACTTCCTATaatagaagaaaaaaatttaaaagagGAAGGAGTAAAAGATGAGGAGGGAAAGGTTTTTTTAAAAGGTGAACCgatatataaacatttataCAAACATAGTTATAATACGCAAGTATATAAAGATGAAGTTACACATATGCGTTTAAGAAATagagaaaataaaaatttgaatgaaaataattcggatgataataaaaaggtAAATAAGAAGAATGGGCGTGctgatataaatatgaatgaacACACTGATAAAAAGGAAGACggtgatgatgatgaagataGTAATGATGGTGGTGATggtgatgatgatgaagataGTAACGATGATggtgatgatgatgaagatagtaatgatgatggtgatgatgatgaagatagtaatgatgatggtgatgatgatgaagataGTAATGATGATAGTAACGATgattatcataaaaatatgataaagTTACATTGCACCCCccccaaaaaaaaagaacattccattaataataataatattgtttCACATAACGAGATTgaagaaaatttaaaagaCCATACTTTAATCACGAACGATgaagaaaagaatattaaaataattgagatgtatgaaaaaaaattagaaaatgaagaaataaaaaaacaacaTAAAGAAGACGCTAAcgaaaataataaaattcaAATAAGAGAAAGCATTTCTAAAATTTTTAAGGAATGTCCTACGTCTAAACCGAAAATaattaatgaaataaataatgagacaaaatatgataatgataataataataataataataataataataataataataataataataataataatgacaataataataacaataataataataagaacaatagttataataattattattataataatatttataattgtaataatatgaaagaaaataatcatattcatggagataaaaataatatatatgaaactaataatgatagtgatacagaaaaaaataaattaaaattgaATAATAAGAATACTTTAAAAGAAGGTAGCTTGTTAAGATTATTTAGATGTGAATATTTTGATACTCATTTACATATtagatatttatatgatagAAAAGAAGTTGGTGTACATGAATATTTAGttaattctttatatactcaaagaaaatatgaagatatattattttatttaccTCAGTTAAGTCAAATATCTTTAGTAAGATATGAATCTTCATCTCTTTATCGTTTCTTATTAGAAAAAGCTAGTAAGTCAATGCATTTTGCCTTAAAATTATCATGGTTATATCATTCTATAGTTGAAGACAATTCtagtaaatataaagattTAGCTCAACGAATGATACAAGAAATTGAAATGGCTGTTGTTAATTGTAAAcctttaaataatgaatgTAAGTCttttgaagaaaataaacAATCATATCTTCTTGATTTGGCTTATCCACTTTTAttcaaaagaaaatttattttaaaaaaaattaaaactaatgaaaaattaaacaaaataaaaatgtataataaatgtcttaacaattcatataattcatatacCTTAAAAAATTTGCATGTCAGTAATCCAATAGAAAGGGACACTACATCATTTTTACGTAATCATAAAAATTCAAATGATAGTACACTTTCTCAAGGACTACCTAATAAATCTAGCAATGATGATAATGGTAATGTGGTTAAGAGGGAAGATCACCAAGatatcataaatatatcttcagaagaaaatgaagaaagggatataaataaaaatctGAAGGAAGAAGTTGTTACTTCGTTAgataacaataaaatatctCGTGAAAATAATCTACAAAATCTTCAatcagaaaaaaaaacacctatattaaaaagaaagaatTTAAAACAAGCACATACGACACCATGTCCTAAACTTCCTCcatgttatattataaattcaGGCTCATTATCTATTGCTAGGGCTAAAGTAAAATTACCTAGTACTTATTCCAAATTAGGTAATCCTTTAAGCTTTTCTAAATTTTCACTTCCTGATTTTAATTATAGTTATGATATGATAGAAGAATTACAACAGTTTTTTATGAAACAAAGACGATGTGATTATTTTagtttattaaataattttattaatttgcTTATATCGGTTTCTAATTTATTAGCTGCTGAACCAGATATTGATCTACGTAATGAACTGTTAAGAcgatttatatattctttaaataGTTGGATGAATATGAGAAGATGTATAGTGGCTTGTTgtgaaaatatttttgcCATGACAGGTTTGTGTATACCATTAGAAAGTATGTCGTCCTcaacatataataatgatacaAATAATCGTTTaagttataataatttacaaattttacattttaataatgaagaatgtaaaatatttttctctAAAAAGAGAGCaccatatttattaatgtTTGAAGTTGCTGATTTGGATGAAGATATTAGTCACATTTCcgataatattttttataccaaaaaaagtttattttttcagcaagataataataataataataataataataataataataataataataattgttataattacaattgtaataataataattataatagtGATGTACAAAGTAAAGAACCAAAAAATGTAAGAGAAGAATATAGTAGAAAGAGCCTCATTTTGTCAAGAAATTTTTGTTGttcaaaaaattatggATATTATGAAGAGAATTTGAATACATTCGATTATGAAAATAGAATAAGCTTagaagataaaaaaaaaaaaaacagtaagaaaaaaaaatatgcaAAAGAACAAGAACAAACgaataatgaaaaattgaaggataaagaaaaagagagaaagaaaaaaaatatttttgatttaaattctttaaaaatggatgatatatatgtatataattgtatTGTAAACGATTTGAGAAGAGAAAATTTGATATCGTTTACGTCTAAAGAGGATGAAAATTTAGCacttataaaaaaatgtctAGGACTAAAAATGGtagaagaagaagaagaaaaaaacgAAAATGATGACGATGACGATGACGATGTCTATTACAATGACGAGGAGgatgataattatgaaaagaaaaactttgaagaagaacaaaagggaaattataataatgataatattaatcatgatgaaaaaacaaaaaaagtTCAAACAACAAATGATAATTTATCTTCATCCTCTTTTTgtgttaaaaaaaattatttattaaattctAGATCTGTTTCAATGCCAAGTTATTTGAATAACAACCTTGAAAAATGTGATACAAGTTCATATGATAATAcaagtaataatataaaaacatcGATAGAAACTATAAGTAATGGTATAGATGACATTCTagttgaaaaaaatatagagAAGAATGAAACATTTGAAgaaatgaagaaaaaaaattcaaataatGAATTTATTGATTATAATGAACATATGGTAAAATTATCTCCATATTATACAACAACAAATCACagaggaaaaaataaaaatgatgacACTGATGATAATAGcgatgatgataatataaatagttataataataatactgGTAACAATAACCAAGATAATACCATTAGTAACTTCCCAAACAATATATTAGATCTCAGTGAATATTTTAAACCtgaaaattatttaaatgaagaatttaaaaaaaaaaattgtaaaattattaaaagattATTATGGGGTGAATTGtttgaagaaaaaaaaaaaagaataagaaaaatttcTCCTTATGGAAAATTAAAAACGTGGGATCTAAAATGtgttataataaaaggTGGAGATGATTTAAGACAAGAATTATTAGCTTCACAACTAATTAAacaatttaaaattatttttgaaaatgCTGGATTACCATTATGGTTAAGACCATATGAAATACTTGTAACAGGCTCCAATTCTGGTATAATAGAGTATGTTAATGATACTTGTTCAGTTGATTcattaaaaagaaaatttgGAGCAGATAGTATTTCTacaatttttaatatagTCTTTTCggattttatttttgagGCAAAAAAG AACTTTATTGAGAGCCATGCTGCATATTCATTAATTTCGTATTTACTCCAAGTAAAGGATCGACATAATGGAAATTTACTCCTAGATTCAGATGGTCATTTAATTCACATAGATTATGGCTTTATGTTAACAAATTCACCTGGTAATGTGAATTTTGAAACATCCCCATTCAAATTAACACAAGAATATTTAGATATTATGGATGGAGAAAAATCAgataattatgaatatttcAGAAGACTTATTGTTAGTGGCTTTCTAGAGGCTAGAAAACATTCAGAAGAAATTATTCTTTTCGTTGAATTAATGATGCCAg CTTTAAAAATTCCATGTTTTGCAAACGGTACACAATTCTGTATAGAATCCTTGAAAGAAAGGTTTATGACCAATCTGACAGTCGATGtg tgTATTCAACGAATTAATGCCTTAATTGAAGCGTCCATTAATAATTTTCGAAGTGTCCAGTATGATTACTTTCAAAGAATAACAAACGGAATTATGTGA
- a CDS encoding hypothetical protein (conserved Plasmodium protein, unknown function), producing the protein MSDNEKASSNDEVAEISRNKSHKKKIDELYIQNEIDKLNVDELVQPEQNNALKKVIKTDRKIVINLDDKITKLQKCCQYGKQVSKIINFKAEGLSTISLKEKLNFILETLNENFADKTNNNKLDFVKVSNYFSMNTFSYCSLNYDTIPLHLFMSNDDNSFNLELKEKKNYNRSKQVNKSYNKLKDYEYEKGPEIKLETYEQSMKLKDKLKELEKIQKHVHFINFIIDTDPINGYNETTFKLFLITLLISKGHVEFYKNENHILCIKSSNIFEQNNQEEEYLYDQNKNKKKKNQALLTSWSYAQWKKLATHLNNN; encoded by the coding sequence ATGTCAGATAATGAAAAAGCATCATCAAATGACGAGGTAGCTGAAATATCTAGAAATAAATCACATAAGAAAAAGATTGATGAATTGTACATACAGAACGAAATCGATAAATTAAACGTTGATGAGCTTGTTCAACCAGAACAAAACAATGctttaaaaaaagttataaaAACAGATAGAAAGATTGTTATAAATTTAGATGacaaaataacaaaattacaaaaatgtTGTCAATATGGAAAACAAGTATctaaaattataaattttaaagCTGAAGGATTAAGTACTATATctttaaaagaaaaattaaattttatattagaAACATTAAATGAGAATTTTGCTGATAAaactaataataataaattagaTTTTGTAAAAGTATCTAATTATTTTAGTATGAATACATTTTCGTATTGTTCTTTAAATTATGATACTATACctttacatttatttatgagtaatgatgataattcttttaatttagaattaaaagaaaaaaaaaattacaataGATCGAAACAAGTAAACAAATCatataacaaattaaaagattatgaatatgaaaaagGACCAGAAATAAAATTAGAAACATACGAACAATCaatgaaattaaaagataaattaaaagaattagaaaaaatacaaaaacATGTACactttataaattttattatagaTACAGATCCTATAAATGGATATAATGAAACAACctttaaattatttttaattactTTACTTATATCTAAAGGACATGTggaattttataaaaatgaaaatcaTATTCTGTGTATTAAATCTAGTAATATTTTCGAACAAAATAATCAAGAGGAAGAATATCTATAtgatcaaaataaaaacaaaaaaaaaaaaaatcaagCCCTTTTAACTTCATGGTCTTATGCTCAGTGGAAAAAATTAGCTACACACCTAAATAATAACTGA
- a CDS encoding hypothetical protein (conserved Plasmodium protein, unknown function), with product MENYIKNKNEENLEYIKNNIGYVLAKSLLLTIKTDTQTPLSIIRKHLHNFASFNEEKKKRKEILIKKLNSNNIKIHDEINKNFSKKTMKDLYHFVNTEDVMDINASNEMLCLMKNIFEVENVYIGTKYIKEGKNKKKQKKISNYKNNIVKFFNTTENCELHNQILCNEDHINNLFIILDNKKKKKKKKINKFVFEKYFIFNNVIRGSYTYDSFNHNFFPSVNPFYRNEDTLKRLKINIRARKKKTNGKEREIKKGDHDVEKEDDDDEEKENDDDEEKENDDDEEKENDDDEEKENEDDEEKENDDEEKENDDDEEKENDDDEEKENDDDDEKANYYVEKKESDGDITEEKINNDKNNNKKEINNKQKYNKKDILIHPHKNNIKENTEKDLLKILNLNLTYACIYIYEVMEKENMFLYSYMKPGDFLSIPIIYYTHYNMNFLNELYIFKKNNILNNNTNVYNNNEDNKEFYGHNNDIAKKESMQNDYNDEMIETKEDNKNEVFVLKNKKCIQPELKCIDENKVEMCLCFDNRGSTNKIKKKEIINIIHFSYFLITRIFLYEKKAIENQVNFMIENEYGEEKHCIDNLNEKIKNLKYDNIINKYKNVLADHYYFKESNELIKYVSLFLWIQKKISKNEKKIYQIKMIKVEYNRKIFFTLFTTYLLLEYDYSYFTFLKSIDSYEWTQLIFHINKYFMEKLIMFNPVICFEEKEISKLQHINNLIDKLSLVKNKKYPNHMENMTTYGITLLNFFNQVSLNILN from the exons AtggaaaattatataaaaaataaaaacgaGGAAAACttagaatatataaaaaataatataggATATGTATTAGCAAAATCTTTATTGTTAACCATAAAGACAGACACACAAA CTCCCCTTTCAATCATAAGGAAACACTTACACAATTTTGCATCGtttaatgaagaaaaaaaaaagagaaaagaaattttaataaagaaattaaactcgaataatataaaaatacatgatgaaataaataaaaacttCTCAAAAAAAACGATGAAAGAtctttatcattttgtAAATACTGAAGATGTAATGGATATAAATGCTTCAAATGAAATGTTGTgtttaatgaaaaatatttttgaagttgaaaatgtatatataggaacgaaatatataaaagaaggaaaaaacaagaaaaaacaaaaaaagatatctaattataaaaataatattgtaaaattttttaatactaCTGAAAATTGTGAACTTCATAATCAAATATTGTGTAATGAGGatcatattaataatttatttattattttagataacaaaaaaaaaaaaaaaaaaaaaaaaataaataaattcGTTTTTGAAAAATACTTTATCTTTAACAACGTTATAAGAGGAAGTTATACATATGATTCCTTtaatcataatttttttccctCTGTTAATCCGTTTTATCGAAATGAAGATACCCTCAAAAGGTTgaaaattaatataagggcaaggaaaaaaaaaactaacGGGAAAGAAAGggaaattaaaaaaggaGATCATGATGTGGAAAAGGAAGATGACGACGACgaggaaaaagaaaacgacgacgatgaagaaaaagaaaatgacgacgatgaagaaaaagaaaatgacGACGACgaggaaaaagaaaatgaagacgatgaagaaaaagaaaatgacgatgaagaaaaagaaaatgacGACGATgaggaaaaagaaaatgatgacgatgaggaaaaagaaaatgacGACGATGATGAAAAAGCAAATTATTATGTGGAGAAAAAAGAGAGCGATGGTGATATAACAGAAGAAAAAATCAATAACgacaaaaataataataaaaaagagaTTAACAATAAAcagaaatataataaaaaggatattttaatacatcctcataaaaataatataaaagaaaatactGAAAAAGATTTACTTAAAATCCTTAATTTGAATCTTACATATgcatgtatatatatttatgaagtaatggaaaaagaaaatatgtttttatattcgTATATGAAACCTGGAGACTTTTTATCTATAcctattatatattatacacattataatatgaatttcttaaatgaattatatatctttaaaaagaataatattcttaataataataccaatgtatataacaataatgaAGACAATAAAGAGTTTTATG gacataataatgatattgCAAAAAAGGAAAGCATGcaaaatgattataatgACGAAATGATAGAAACTaaagaagataataaaaatgaagtttttgttttaaaaaataaaaaatgcATACAACCAGAATTAAAATGTATAGATGAAAATAAGGTAGAAATGTGTCTATGTTTTGATAATAGAGGAagtacaaataaaataaaaaaaaaagaaattattaatattattcatttttcttACTTTCTAATTACTCGTATATTCctatatgaaaaaaaggCCATAGAGAATcaa GTAAATTTCATGATTGAGAATGAGTATGGAGAAGAAAAACATTGTATTGATAATTTAAacgaaaaaataaaaaacttaaaatatgataatattataaataaatataaaaatgtattagCAGATCATTATTACTTTAAGGAATCAAAtgaattaattaaatatgtatCCCTTTTTCTATGgatacaaaaaaaaatatcgaaaaatgaaaaaaagatTTATCAAATTA AAATGATAAAAGTTGAATACAATAGAAAAATTTTCTTCACTTTATTTActacatatttattactGGAATATGACTATTcttattttacttttttaaaaagcATAGATAGTTATGAATGGACAcaattaatatttcatataaataaatattttatggAGAAACTTATAATGTTTAATCCGGTTATATGCTTTGAAG aaaaggaaatatCTAAGTTACAACATATAAACAATTTGATAGATAAATTGTCTTtagtaaaaaataagaaatatcCAAACCATATGGAAAATATGACTACCTATGGAATAACCTTACTAAATTTCTTTAACCaa GTATCtcttaatattttaaat